A genomic stretch from Anopheles nili chromosome X, idAnoNiliSN_F5_01, whole genome shotgun sequence includes:
- the LOC128729011 gene encoding uncharacterized protein LOC128729011 translates to MSAVHFVHDGILFLLLIYGIIALVKPVVGSSLALCEGGHTCLLPKECCAQGCCYLYAPPGAPRVPLANNEHVLSMLFLNHWYFWCFVLAIILALLCTCSLWKRRRQLCGWDTSARHSQSEGDSAGSCYAPPQYSRCNSFHIHAPPPYTEVASKPDLYPLVFSYTDPGKGTGANYLMVQYFRNYIVQPVGSISGTSTVDSLSSSFICNANEANTLVPPPYSRAASPDHAVSFRSYLLPRSASQQVCLAACDRSGDSLLEQQCVPAREQQRDHGAVSSTSVSLLECQPGPPRHHRVGNLLDHGSSPSPPSPPPPPPPPASATSSSPFPVADLSCSTHRANRATTGCLPDSATNDHCDLDGTSQRGALVCKLCCSMGDIATTDGRAASRPSALHKSLETCCHVARLAAASEDSMLGGRTAGAGPRPESCLRGSCVASSAGSNVSSLVNLDASSSPPRATSPTAEVRELLEQIRQLHGGGSGDGTDDNSSTGPARTPVPATAQRPPAYRRPSSLIGRRGKLFTKPACLQSGSGAGSASGSGSSSKAMYIPIAFVQGGATSGRHLRSPASMSSAAGSFLNRGRSRYCWMSKSAPTTPGAAPGGFAGAALSDNRPLLLTEQEEDGEQNV, encoded by the exons ATGTCAGCGGTGCACTTCGTACACGACGGGATCCTGTTCCTGCTGCTGATCTACGGCATCATCGCACTCGTCAAGCCA GTGGTGGGCTCATCGCTGGCCCTATGCGAAGGTGGCCACACGTGCCTACTCCCGAAGGAGTGCTGTGCTCAAGGATGCTGCTACCTCTATGCACCACCCGGTGCACCCCGGGTCCCACTCGCAAACAACGAGCACGTGCTGAGCATGTTGTTCCTGAACCACTGGTACTTCTGGTGTTTCGTGCTCGCAATCATCCTGGCACTGCTGTGCACCTGTTCGCTGTGGAAGCGCAGGCGGCAGTTGTGCGGTTGGGACACCTCTGCTCGGCACTCGCAATCTGAGGGTGACTCCGCTGGATCCTGTTATGCACCGCCTCAATATAGCCGTTGCAACTCGTTTCACATCCATGCACCACCACCCTACACGGAG GTCGCCTCGAAACCGGACCTGTACCCACTCGTGTTCAGCTACACTGACCCGGGCAAAGGTACCGGAGCGAACTACCTGATGGTGCAGTACTTCCGCAACTACATCGTACAGCCGGTGGGTTCGATCTCCGGCACCAGCACTGTAGACTCGCTTAGCTCCAGCTTCATCTGCAACGCAAACGAGGCGAACACGCTCGTACCTCCGCCGTACTCGCGTGCTGCCAGTCCCGACCACGCGGTGTCCTTCCGGAGCTATCTGCTACCTCGTTCAGCCTCACAGCAGGTATGTCTGGCGGCGTGTGATCGATCGGGTGATTCTTTGCTTGAGCAACAGTGCGTGCCAGCTCGCGAGCAACAGCGGGACCATGGAGCCGTTAGCAGTACCAGCGTGTCCTTGTTGGAGTGCCAGCCGGGTCCACCTCGGCATCATCGGGTGGGCAATCTGCTGGACCATGGTTCGAGTCCGTCACCTCCTtcacctccaccgccaccgccaccgcctgCAAGTGCGACCTCTAGCAGCCCGTTCCCAGTGGCCGACCTGAGCTGTAGTACTCATCGAGCTAATCGCGCCACAACAGGATGCCTGCCTGACAGTGCCACCAACGACCACTGTGATCTCGATGGGACCTCACAGAGGGGTGCGCTTGTGTGCAAGCTTTGCTGCTCGATGGGTGACATCGCGACAACGGACGGACGTGCTGCGAGTCGACCATCTGCGCTCCACAAGAGTCTGGAGACGTGCTGTCACGTGGCACGTCTTGCGGCTGCCAGCGAAGACTCTATGCTGGGAGGGCGAACAGCAGGTGCTGGGCCTAGACCTGAGAGTTGTCTGCGTGGTTCTTGTGTCGCGTCCAGTGCCGGCTCGAACGTGTCCAGCCTGGTTAATTTGGATGCGTCCAGTTCGCCTCCACGCGCCACAAGTCCGACGGCTGAGGTGCGTGAACTGCTGGAGCAGATACGTCAGCTGCATGGTGGAGGGTCCGGTGATGGCACCGACGACAATAGCTCGACAGGACCTGCACGAACACCGGTCCCAGCTACGGCCCAACGTCCGCCTGCCTATCGACGGCCTTCCTCGCTGATAGGTCGCCGTGgtaagctgttcacgaagccAGCCTGCCTGCAGAGTGGTTCTGGAGCTGGTAGTGCTAGTGGTAGCGGTAGCAGCAGTAAAGCGATGTACATACCGATTGCGTTCGTACAAGGTGGCGCAACATCGGGGCGGCACCTGCGTAGTCCGGCCTCGATGTCAAGTGCGGCCGGAAGCTTCCTGAACCGGGGTCGTAGTCGGTACTGCTGGATGTCGAAGTCGGCTCCAACCACACCGGGAGCGGCTCCGGGTGGGTTCGCTGGTGCAGCCCTTAGCGATAACCGGCCGTTGTTGCTCACTGAGCAGGAGGAGGATGGTGAACAGAATGTCTAG